TCGGTCCACGCCTCGTTCACGAGCCGTCCCTGCACCAGAATGGGGTCACCCTTGCGCAGGTCCTTCATGCTCTCGGCGAGGTCGCGCCACAGCGTCACGTCGATCCAGTGGGTCTTTTCCTGCTTCTGCCCTTGCCGGTCGTTCCAGGTCTCGTTCACGGCGAGGCCGAGTCCGAGCACCGCGTCTCCGGCGGGGGTATAGCGCAGTTCGGGATCGCGGGTCACGTTCCCGATAAGGACCACTTCGTTCATGCCGCTGCCCATGCGCACGCCGCCTCCGGCGTCCTGCACGAGTTCGGGCGCGTAGCCCAGTTGCTCCATACGCAGGGCCTTGACGCGCACCATGCTGCGCTTGCCGCCCTCCGGCGCTTCCCAGGACGAGTACTCCAGGCTGCCCTCGACCATCACGGCGTCGCCGCCCTTCAGGCCACGCTCGGCCTGCCACTCGGCAGGCTTGCCCAGAATGCTGACCCGGTGGTACCAGGGGAGCTTACGCTCGCGGCCGTCGTTGCCGACGATGTGGTCTTCCCCGGCCACGGTCGCCTCGAAGACCGCCGTGCCGTTGGGCGTGTAGCGGAGTTCGGGATCGCGGGCGAGAGCACCGATCAAAAAGACGTGGTTCATGCCTCGGGCCATAACTGGGTCTCCTTATTTGCTGGCGAAAAAACTTGGGACTTCTGGCTGGCTGGCGGATTTGGCCCTTGCGGGTTAACCGGAGCATAGCAACTCCGACCCCATTACGTCAATAACGTAATCAGGCCTTCTTGGTCTTCCACTCCGGGCGGTCCTTGACCACCAGGATGCGGCGCACGTTGTCGCGCAGGCGCAGGGGCGCGGCGATGGTCTGCTCGGGGTTGCCCCCGGCCCGGATGGTGTACATCAGGTAGTAGCCCTCGCGGTCCTTGTTCACGGCGTAGGCGAGTCGGCGGTTGCCGAGGTCGTCGAGGTTCATGATCTCGGCCCCGTTGCCGCGCAGGGTGTTCTCGATGTAGTCCTTCTCGATTTGCACCTGCTCGGCGCTGAGGTTGGGGTTCAGGATCAGGTTCAGGTCGTACTGGTTCATGGTTCACCTCGCTTTCGGCCGCGCGTGGCAAGGTCCAGCCTCGCCGGGCGGCGCAACTGGCTACTGTAGCAGAGTGCCCGGCGGGCCGCCAGAGCCACCCGGCGCAGGCCCCCGCTGGCGCCGTCCCGTACGCTGGGGCATGAGCAACGAGGGAACACAGAGCTGGATGGACGGCCTGCTCGACATCCTGCGGGAAGCGGTCGAGGGCGGTGAGCCGGGGCAGGGCACGGCCTTCCTGGACGGCACGGGGGCGGACGGCAGCGGCAACCACGGCCTTTTGGCAACGCTGGCCCGCCTCGGCGCGGGGGAGGCCAGCCGGGACGTGAACGGCACCTCGGTCGCGGGGCAGGCCCGGCACACGGCCCTGCATATGGAGGTGGTTGTGCGCTGGGAGCGTGATGGCGAGCGCGGCCCCTTCGACTGGAAGGGCAGTTTTCACCCGGCAGAGGTCAATACTCAGGACTGGGTCGGGCTCCAGGCGCGGGTGCGGCAGGCCTACGACGAGCTGGTGGCCTTTGCTCGCACGCAGGCAGACCTCCCGGTGACCGGGGACGCGACCGGGGGACTGACGGGAGCCATCGCCCACGTCGCCTATCACCTCGGCGCCATCCGGCAGATGGTCAAGGCGCTGGGGGCCGGGGGGTGAGCGGGGAGGTGCGTCCTTTTGTCGCCGGGGACGCGCCCGCCTGGGTGACCCTGTTCAACCGCGTGGCCGGGCGCCAGACCCCTCTGGATGCTTTTCACGTGGAGGAGGCCCGCCGTCATCCGGCCCACCTCAGCCGCCGCTGGGTGGTGGGCGAGGGGGAAGGGGTTCGGGGGCTGGCGCACCTCTACGCCTTTCCCTTCGATCCACCGGGCTTCCTGCATGCCAGTCTTCTCGTCACGCCAGAGGCGCGGGGCCGGGGAACGGGACGTGCGCTGTGGCAGACCCTGGAAGCTGCCGCCCGCAACCATGGCGCGACGGGCCTCGTCGCCGACGTGGCCGATACCGACCCGGAGAGCCTGGGCTGGGCCGGGCGCCGGGGCTTTCGCGTCCATGCCCACCGCTTCGCCTCCGAGCTGGACCTCACGACTTTCGACGAGACGCC
This portion of the Deinococcus terrestris genome encodes:
- a CDS encoding single-stranded DNA-binding protein, translated to MARGMNHVFLIGALARDPELRYTPNGTAVFEATVAGEDHIVGNDGRERKLPWYHRVSILGKPAEWQAERGLKGGDAVMVEGSLEYSSWEAPEGGKRSMVRVKALRMEQLGYAPELVQDAGGGVRMGSGMNEVVLIGNVTRDPELRYTPAGDAVLGLGLAVNETWNDRQGQKQEKTHWIDVTLWRDLAESMKDLRKGDPILVQGRLVNEAWTDRDGNKRNSTKVEATRVEALSRGAGASGSPAATPAGPRTQTASSQARPQSQPARAANTGTRSGGLDIDQGLDDFPPEEEDLPF
- the rpsF gene encoding 30S ribosomal protein S6, producing MNQYDLNLILNPNLSAEQVQIEKDYIENTLRGNGAEIMNLDDLGNRRLAYAVNKDREGYYLMYTIRAGGNPEQTIAAPLRLRDNVRRILVVKDRPEWKTKKA
- a CDS encoding DinB family protein translates to MSNEGTQSWMDGLLDILREAVEGGEPGQGTAFLDGTGADGSGNHGLLATLARLGAGEASRDVNGTSVAGQARHTALHMEVVVRWERDGERGPFDWKGSFHPAEVNTQDWVGLQARVRQAYDELVAFARTQADLPVTGDATGGLTGAIAHVAYHLGAIRQMVKALGAGG